A genomic segment from Tessaracoccus defluvii encodes:
- a CDS encoding type II secretion system F family protein, translating to MMLIAALSGALMVAGVLGLIYGLTPRPVAEPTPPRTRRRRVSSSTRSVALLGVAVGAVLAVITGWLVALVLVPAVSVMVWRMGTGRAKNRIERLNALADFARGLGGVLTAGRGLEQAILHAARSAPAALAPEIGRLAARVRANVATGKALRLFADELDDATGDLFVATLILASERRGPGVASAMAGLAESIDADVRARRQVHTEQQKARTAARMITAISAVLLSGLFLAGSYVEPYRTPLGQVLLTVLMGLYLAALLWMRRISAAAPLPRFMGSAVADRQAAS from the coding sequence ATGATGCTCATTGCTGCTCTCTCGGGGGCGTTGATGGTCGCTGGGGTCCTCGGACTCATCTATGGCCTGACCCCCCGCCCCGTCGCCGAACCGACGCCGCCACGCACACGTCGCCGCCGGGTCAGCTCCTCGACCCGCAGCGTCGCGTTGCTGGGTGTGGCGGTGGGTGCAGTGCTGGCGGTGATCACCGGGTGGCTGGTGGCGCTGGTGCTGGTGCCGGCGGTGTCGGTGATGGTGTGGCGAATGGGGACGGGCCGGGCGAAGAATCGCATCGAGCGCCTCAACGCGCTGGCCGACTTCGCACGTGGCCTGGGAGGGGTGCTGACCGCGGGCCGTGGGCTGGAGCAGGCGATCCTGCACGCTGCCCGCTCCGCCCCCGCCGCGCTGGCCCCCGAGATCGGACGTCTCGCGGCGCGGGTGCGTGCGAACGTGGCCACCGGGAAGGCTCTTCGCCTGTTCGCCGACGAACTCGACGATGCGACCGGCGACTTGTTCGTCGCCACCCTGATCCTGGCCTCGGAGCGTCGCGGCCCAGGCGTCGCGTCCGCGATGGCCGGGTTGGCCGAATCGATCGACGCCGACGTCCGGGCCCGTCGCCAGGTCCACACCGAGCAGCAGAAGGCCCGCACCGCGGCCCGAATGATCACCGCCATCTCCGCCGTTCTCCTCAGCGGCCTGTTCCTCGCGGGCAGCTACGTCGAGCCCTACCGCACTCCGCTCGGACAGGTGCTGCTCACCGTGCTCATGGGCCTCTACCTGGCCGCGTTGCTGTGGATGCGGCGGATCAGCGCCGCCGCCCCGCTGCCCCGCTTCATGG
- a CDS encoding CpaF family protein — translation MSDAAEFDPGTLALFAQPTPPAGRTRGGFRMVPGDAPRREAPAAASASGPEPVARVQRRLDGDIDWDLVDVLRERVSAELSERDPDSGDREAVGREIIAAVLEEESRASTVRGQLTWTLDHQDRLAQALFDAVFRLGRLQPYLDDDAVENVIISGFDNVLVENSDGELVPAPPVASSDEQLIEYLTFMAAHQPKPRDFSEAATKLHLALPNRARLFASAWVTSRPTVIIRRNRLVDAGLHELVALGSLSQVAASFLSAVVQARMSLVVSGDQGTGKTTMLRALAHELPPHVQIGTIETEYELYLKDTGDHQVVHEWQANPGSGEIGLNGRRAGEYTVREALEDSLRANLSYTIVGEVRGSEIVTMFKCMQSGSGSMSTTHARSAEGAIRKLVTCATQEGANITREYALNVIAEDIDVIVQLQVESVPQGDGTWRKRRWVSEIIAVEPGEDAKGYAATTIFAAQPGSHRATAQILPPRFRALERYGFDLAGFNAEKGTLA, via the coding sequence ATGTCTGACGCGGCCGAGTTCGACCCGGGTACGTTGGCGCTGTTCGCGCAGCCGACCCCACCGGCGGGCCGCACCCGGGGCGGGTTCCGCATGGTGCCCGGCGACGCCCCACGGCGTGAAGCCCCCGCCGCCGCGTCGGCGTCGGGGCCTGAGCCGGTGGCGCGGGTCCAGCGCCGCCTCGACGGTGACATCGACTGGGATCTGGTCGATGTGCTGCGGGAACGTGTCTCCGCTGAACTGTCGGAGCGCGATCCCGACTCGGGCGACCGCGAGGCGGTGGGGCGGGAGATCATCGCCGCGGTGCTGGAGGAGGAGTCTCGCGCGTCCACAGTGCGGGGCCAGCTGACCTGGACCCTCGACCACCAGGACCGGCTCGCGCAGGCCTTGTTCGATGCCGTGTTCCGGCTCGGCCGGCTCCAGCCGTACCTCGATGACGATGCGGTGGAGAACGTGATCATCTCCGGCTTCGACAACGTGTTGGTGGAGAACAGCGACGGGGAACTGGTCCCGGCACCCCCGGTGGCGTCCAGCGATGAGCAGCTGATCGAGTATCTGACGTTCATGGCTGCCCATCAGCCGAAGCCGCGGGACTTCTCCGAAGCGGCCACGAAGCTGCACCTGGCGCTGCCCAATCGCGCGCGGCTGTTCGCGTCGGCGTGGGTGACGTCACGTCCGACGGTGATCATCCGCCGCAACCGGCTGGTCGACGCCGGCCTCCACGAGCTCGTCGCTTTGGGCTCGTTGTCGCAGGTGGCGGCCTCGTTCTTGTCGGCGGTGGTGCAGGCGCGGATGTCGCTGGTGGTCTCCGGCGATCAAGGCACAGGCAAGACGACGATGCTGAGGGCGTTGGCACACGAGCTGCCGCCCCATGTGCAGATCGGCACGATCGAGACCGAGTACGAGTTGTATCTCAAGGACACCGGTGACCATCAGGTGGTTCACGAGTGGCAGGCCAACCCCGGTTCCGGGGAGATCGGCCTGAATGGTCGCCGCGCCGGCGAGTACACCGTGCGTGAGGCCCTCGAAGACTCCCTTCGCGCCAACCTCAGCTACACGATCGTCGGTGAGGTCCGCGGGTCGGAGATCGTGACCATGTTCAAATGCATGCAGTCCGGGTCCGGATCGATGTCGACCACCCACGCGAGATCAGCGGAGGGCGCGATCAGGAAGCTGGTGACGTGTGCGACGCAGGAGGGCGCCAACATCACCCGCGAGTACGCACTGAACGTGATCGCCGAGGACATCGACGTGATCGTGCAGCTGCAGGTCGAATCGGTCCCCCAGGGCGACGGGACTTGGCGCAAGCGACGGTGGGTGTCGGAGATCATCGCGGTCGAACCCGGTGAGGATGCCAAGGGCTACGCCGCCACCACCATCTTCGCCGCCCAACCGGGCAGCCACCGCGCCACCGCGCAGATCCTGCCCCCCAGGTTCCGGGCTCTCGAGCGCTACGGCTTCGACCTGGCTGGCTTCAACGCAGAGAAGGGGACCCTCGCATGA